The sequence CTTCATAAAGAAGTAATGCTGGAATGGAGACAAAAATCCTCAATAAACGGTATTCTGCTTTATGTTGCCTCTACAATTTTTGTGGTGTACCTATCCTTTAGAACAGTAACCCATCCTGCAACCTGGAATGCTCTTTTCTGGATTATAATGCTTTTTGCTGCCACCAATGCAGCTGGCAAAAGTTTCAGCAGAGAGAGTAGATCAACAGGCCTATATATTTATTCTATTGTAAGTCCACAGGCCGTTATCTTATCAAAAATAATTTATAATATCATCCTTATGATTGTAATTTCAATGATCAGCTATTTTTTTTACAGTCTGTTTATAGGAAATATTGTTCAGGATGTTCCAATGTTTTTGCTCTCCCTTTTATTAGGAAGCATGGGCTTTGCCTCTGTACTTACCCTTGTTGCTGCTATTGCATCCAAATCAGGCAACAACCTTACTTTAATGGCTATTCTGAGTTTTCCCGTGCTACTTCCTCTTTTGATAACATTAATAAAAATCTCGAAAAATGCCATTGATGGTATCGATCCATCCATAAGTTATCAATATATGTTCATATTAATGCTTATAAATATGATAATTGTCATTCTCTCCTTTATATTATTTCCATACCTTTGGCGGGATTAATAGAAAAGTTGAGAACAGATGAATTTAGAATCAACATTTTTAATTGGTTCTACTTTTTAGTTGAAATTCTAAATGAAATAAAAATTTACAGGATAAATTGCTTTCATTTTGAAAATTAAATTGAAAATTAACTTTAATCCTGAAACCTTTAACCTATATTAAAACTTGCAACAAATATTAAAAAAACACTGGTGGAAAATTCTTGCCGTTGTTTTAATTGTCTATACTATTATCGCGGGTTTTTTGTTTGATGTTCCCCGACTTCCAATATTAAATGAAACCATTAGAAATCTTTATTTCCATGTAACCATGTGGTTTAGCATGATGATCATTTTACTGGTTTCCTTGATTTATAGTATAAAATATTTATCCGGATTCAACATTAAGCATGATATTATTGCCTGTGAAGCTGCTAATACAGGAATTTTTCTTGGTGTATTAGGTTTATTAAC comes from Bacteroidota bacterium and encodes:
- a CDS encoding heme exporter protein CcmB gives rise to the protein MMILKEIKHLLHKEVMLEWRQKSSINGILLYVASTIFVVYLSFRTVTHPATWNALFWIIMLFAATNAAGKSFSRESRSTGLYIYSIVSPQAVILSKIIYNIILMIVISMISYFFYSLFIGNIVQDVPMFLLSLLLGSMGFASVLTLVAAIASKSGNNLTLMAILSFPVLLPLLITLIKISKNAIDGIDPSISYQYMFILMLINMIIVILSFILFPYLWRD